A genomic region of Nymphaea colorata isolate Beijing-Zhang1983 chromosome 2, ASM883128v2, whole genome shotgun sequence contains the following coding sequences:
- the LOC116247182 gene encoding pentatricopeptide repeat-containing protein At5g66520-like produces the protein MGRGCTRRHHHPLSPRMLQQELFLLLSHNCTTMRELAQIHAQIFLNGFSHKKFLLAKLVSFCATSPSGDVLYAYHAFRQVDNPSTLLWNQMIRGFSGSGSPKRSFALLNEMQGQERKASKPDSFTFCFLLNACRSPSSVRCAQQIHGKVLRNGLVSDAHVKANLLNAYCEGRDLASARLMFDEMPERCTIDWNIMVRGYIKCGNPDAARSLFVEMPERSIISWTTMISGCAQSGRCKEALILFHQMQRSWGVEIDQVVLVSVLSACAELGALDLGRWVHTYADRMGFVRNVSLGNALVHMYSKCGLIDMAYRVFRNITGRTVVSWTAMINGFAMNGRSEEALNTFHCMQAAGVKPDGVTFIAVLGACAHAGSVKRGWDLFKSMTRAYGIEPQALHYGCMVDLLGRAGHLDEAQKLMESMPFGPNDVVWGALLAGCRTHEDVKRAELAAARLVEMEPENAASCLVLMANTFAAAQRWDDLVRLRNLMDMRGRRKPPGCSWIEVDDSSYGGTTEGTMIDEV, from the coding sequence ATGGGAAGAGGATGCACCCGTCGCCATCATCACCCCTTGAGCCCAAGAATGTTGCAGCAAGAATTATTTCTGTTGCTCTCTCATAATTGCACCACCATGAGAGAACTCGCTCAAATACATGCTCAGATTTTTCTGAACGGTTTTTCCCATAAGAAATTCCTGCTAGCAAAGCTTGTATCTTTCTGTGCCACCTCCCCCTCCGGAGACGTCCTTTACGCTTACCACGCCTTCAGACAGGTTGACAACCCAAGCACGCTGCTGTGGAACCAGATGATCAGAGGCTTCTCCGGAAGTGGCAGCCCCAAGAGGTCGTTCGCCCTGCTCAACGAGATGCAAGGGCAAGAAAGAAAAGCGAGCAAGCCCGACTCCTTCACTTTCTGCTTTCTTCTCAACGCGTGCCGATCCCCCTCTTCTGTAAGATGTGCCCAGCAGATACACGGCAAAGTCCTTCGCAATGGCCTCGTCTCTGATGCCCATGTGAAGGCGAACCTCCTCAATGCTTATTGTGAGGGCAGGGATCTTGCCAGCGCGCGCCTTATGTTTGACGAAATGCCTGAACGATGCACGATTGACTGGAATATCATGGTCCGGGGCTACATCAAGTGCGGAAATCCGGATGCCGCGAGGAGCTTGTTTGTCGAAATGCCGGAGAGGAGCATCATCTCCTGGACGACCATGATCTCGGGCTGTGCACAGTCGGGAAGGTGCAAGGAAGCGCTAATATTGTTCCACCAAATGCAGAGGAGCTGGGGAGTGGAGATTGATCAAGTCGTGTTGGTGAGCGTCCTGTCTGCGTGTGCCGAACTAGGTGCCCTGGACTTAGGTAGATGGGTGCATACATACGCGGACAGGATGGGCTTTGTGCGAAATGTCTCGCTTGGCAATGCCTTGGTTCACATGTACTCCAAATGCGGGCTCATCGACATGGCATACCGGGTGTTCAGGAACATAACTGGGAGAACTGTCGTGTCTTGGACGGCCATGATCAATGGTTTCGCGATGAATGGTCGAAGTGAGGAAGCCTTGAACACCTTCCATTGCATGCAAGCAGCAGGAGTGAAGCCAGATGGCGTTACCTTTATCGCGGTGCTGGGAGCGTGTGCGCATGCAGGATCGGTTAAACGAGGTTGGGATCTGTTCAAATCCATGACTCGTGCTTACGGCATCGAACCGCAAGCATTGCATTACGGCTGCATGGTCGATCTGCTTGGGCGCGCGGGCCACCTTGACGAAGCCCAGAAGCTGATGGAGTCGATGCCCTTTGGTCCGAATGATGTTGTCTGGGGTGCTTTGCTTGCCGGTTGCAGGACCCACGAGGACGTAAAGCGTGCAGAGCTGGCGGCCGCTCGGCTTGTGGAGATGGAACCAGAAAATGCTGCCAGCTGCCTGGTCCTCATGGCCAACACATTTGCAGCAGCTCAACGGTGGGACGACCTGGTCCGACTGCGTAACCTGATGGACATGAGGGGAAGAAGGAAGCCGCCAGGGTGCAGTTGGATAGAGGTCGACGACTCGAGCTACGGGGGCACAACTGAAGGCACCATGATTGATGAGGTTTAG